In Thunnus thynnus chromosome 17, fThuThy2.1, whole genome shotgun sequence, the genomic window TCAGGAGTTTCACTCTTTAATAAGCCTGAGTTTGCAAATGTGAATAGGCTGCTACGAAGTTTATTTTGCTCCAGATGCTCTGTAGCTCTTTTTCAGAGAGTAAGTGGTTGAACAGCTAGCAAAAAAGTGGAATTTTCATGACCTTGCATCTCAAAAGTTCTTTTTATTAGCAAACATTGtactaaaacatttataaatgttttactCATTGTTAATAAAGACCATAGTTATACATTCTTTATAAAGAATGCCTTATTAGCAAGGGTTCCCCATCCACATTTGCAGACACAGTCAATCAGAATACATGGATGCATGAGGCCTGATCTGAAGGGCTCCCATGAATCAAAATACGcaacaaaatttcaacttttaaTCAACCAGGAGAATGGTTCCATGGTTCAAAAGAGATTCACAGCCATGAATAGGAAGGAAGGTAAGACTAAACATTGAAATTACAGTATGTAACATATGCATTTGAGTAGAAATTAactaaatattttgtttaaacaTGTCTCCACAATCCAGAATTTGGCTTATTGTTAATGTAAAGTTTGCTTTACTTTTGTCATGAGGTTGAAGCACTGTGGTTAAAGTAGTGGTGCTGTAGTTGATCTGTGATCCGTACAGATTGCCGCCCACAGTTCGGCACGCATATGAACTGCGGATcgattgcaaaatttaatgtctcatttaagacaaagtaaacaaattgctgtaagtacaagtcatggacagacagcgtgttgctaacagggattttgaagagcaacaaccaaaccagcatctaacaggtctgAAGTGATATCTACAGgtatttacatgctgtttaatgtgctgcagctgagcagctaattagctatccagctgctaactgacgttagtggtgcacttttccccggtgaatgtttgtttagtggctcgttcaacaaactaagctgcaggacaagatgtgtgttcatgtttgtaagttatcatcaagttttgatgaaatttcattcactaccatgtttaaaagaggaaggtatcatgcctcttattccaatttaatttaacgattgaatattgaatattttatatattttaagattttatttaaccattggacatcttgaatgttgttttcatttaagaccatgagcaaaagttccttgctgtaagtgttttacagaataaatggaaaacaaagttttatctccctctcttttatctcatgagttttgtgatccgttgcacccctaggttaaagtggtaattatcaGGGTTTTGCACATGCAGCACCAAGTATCTGAAATGAACTTTTGATTCAGTTGCATGAAGTCCAATAAAAGAACTACTACCCTCCATAATAAAATTACTCACTATGTTAAACAGTGggtcaatatttcattatttcttgCAACATAACTTTGATTTGATTGACTTGCAGTCAAAGGCCCATATATGGTATTAATTCTTCAGTCAATAGACCATTGTCACACACCAGACATGCAGTTTATAAAGATAATGGTGGCAGACTTTGCATAGAAATTATTTGCAATTATTTGGACCTCAGTTTAAGACAAGGGTTGATAAAATCTGACAATTTTGTCAGCTGAAATTACAACTGTTGCAAGCAGATTTTATGAGCTCCAGCTTGCTAATCAAGCTAACATTAATGGGAATTACAGTAGAGCAGACAAACTGTTAAATTCCTTACAAACACCAGCCAAACTCCTGCATATACAGAGTATCTCTCTTGCTATAGTGCGATGCACACTTTCACTTCACACCACTTTTAATGGCCACGTGATCAGAGTCAGTGGGATTTACTTTTGGgacagcatgaaaaaaatgaccaaaaacagTCAGTTTGTTTGAGTCCAGGGTTTAGGTAGACCAaagcactcaaacacacacacacacaccttacaGTACCTCGAAAATGTTTCCAGCGCTGTACTCTGGTGCGATGATGAGGTCGATATCTCTCTTGTCTCCCAGAAATGAAGGATAGGCTACATTGATCAGCAGCCCGGCATCTACCAGGTGGAATCTTTCTTCAGAACGGAGGCACAGTGGAACAGTGGAATCTGCACGGCAACAGAAATGTTCAATTCAAtgattttctttcccttttgtCTATCTTTAACAGATAGTTTGCATTTAAGTCCCATAATCGTCTAAAATTCACAAATTCACATTGATGGGTTTTGTTAAGGTTTTTTCCTGAAAGGAACGATTCTGGtgggaaacacaaaaaaacacatatccCGCAGACACAGATCAACATTAGCGTTCATTTGGATTCATGTTtctgaatgtaagtccaatgttcgttctccttttagctctgtcttgctctccaccaactcctgaaggaaatatctggctctttagctgctaaacacaccactatgttcaccagctaattgataactttgtctgtcagttTAGATAATTGCTGCAGAGATCTGTCTTCTCACCTTGGTATTGGTAGAGGAAGTTTCTGGTTGTTCCCCACTCCCATTTCAGAATCAGGGGAATGATTTGCTTAGTAAGCACAGAGACTGGggaaaacacattgaaatgaaatacaCAGACGTATTTACATTCCCTTTAAATACAATGGATCTGTGTGTCTTCAATATTGATTAGTCTGGCTATTTATCTGCCATATACTGACCATGTGTTTTGAAAGGTCCATCCTCCAGACTTTGGCTCCAGGTCTCTACAGCCATCAGCAGCTCCAGACTCCACTGctgaaaaagactttttctttcctccGAACTCTTTGACTCCAGCAAAGCAGATTCATTATGATTTACCTTGTCTGGAAAAGATAAGAATCTACTGGGcaatgtgacattttcaatCAGACATTTGCTGAGTCATTATTTCATcgcagaccaaaaaaaaaagttgtattgggAGGAAAATTGAACATTGATGGTATTCCTTTCTGGGTATCAGTAGATGCAACCTCACAAACTAGCTCACAGCTACCAAAACAATTGGATTTAATGAGTTAAACTAGTAAGAAGACAGTGGAGCAGgattatcatcatcaccactACCTTCTAGTACTTTCTGCAGCTTGTCCAGGTCAGACAGAGCAGGAGGATCCTTAATTGTGCTTCTGGTCAGGGCTATGAGTTTATCAAGGGCATTGAACACACGTAGGTACTCTTCAGCAGCACCGTCTATATGCCCAggcactaaaacacacacacacagcaaaagtGTAAGATGACACATCTTACTCACACATGTTTTATTGAATCATGTTGTAAAGCAGGGAATAAACACCAGCATAAAGCTGTGTCTCTTCCCCCTCAATAAGAGATTCACCATGTAGCTTATAAAATTACAtctaatataaatgaaattgtcAAATTATGATTACCGTTCAGCCAGGGAGGGACGAACTCTCTGACAGTCTCCTCATGGGCCAATGCACAACCTAGAACACCTGCACAATTGCAACACATGAGGTTTTAGCAAAAATAGATGTCATAAAGTCGCAGGTATTGATCAACAATGCTATCTATATctgtagatacagtatgttttggaTCATTGCATAGTACTGTTAagagtctagacctgctctatatgaaaagtaCCCTGAGATTAttatttggtgctatataaataaaattgacttgacttggctATTTTGTGTTATATGCAGTAGTGAAAATGCACTCATTGTACTATTAAATTGAACCTTGTCAGCCTCAATCACTTAGATTTTGACTGAACTTGTTTGATCTTCATTATCTTTATTTCAATCTTTTAGTTCAAATAGTCAcataatgatgaatgaatggcTGAAAAGTATAAATTCACCCATCATACACGTTGTTAAAGCTGCTTTTTTTGATGGGGCCACTTGGGGGAAGTGGAAGAAGCTGAAAATGCAATACTGACACTTTATCACCTTGTAAAGTTGTTATGGCGATGTGTTAACAAGGAGttacttatttacacatccaacagataTGGAGCAAAATTAACATTCTTActatcatgtttctgtccacatGATGAACGTAAGTCCAGTATTTTGGTGTCCACAAAAATGTgactcttcagctgctaaacgCTCAACTATGTTGACCTGCTAGTCACTACTTTGTCTGCTGGGGCAGGCAGCATACAGAGGCTTTATCAGAacctttttgctgaaaacagctgcctgctgctgctggaaatgaggttGATAAGAACTCAGTTTGTGGGGCGTAAAGACAAACAATGAGCTACAGAAGGATAAAATGCTCAGTTGAGTTGAGAGACACTGCAGAGTTAGTGATAATTCTCTATTGGTATGTCACTACAAGTGACCCCTTTCATATCACAAGTTATTTGAATTATTGTCAATCtaaaaatgttgatcaatgcagctttaagacTGCACTTAGTAGCAAAATTTGATTACCTGTAACCAGAGCATTAGTAGGGTTGGTGATGATTAGATTTGTTAATAATTCTTATGGCTCTCCTTTGAACATAGCTGACTGAAAGAAGACTTCATATTTGCTCAGCCTGTGAACACACACCTTGTAGTTTGACCATGTCCATCTCTGGCTTCTTTTCTAGCAGCTCTCCGCTCTCAAATCTGCTTCCCAGGAGAGAAGTTTCAACGAATACACCCAACTCTGTGAAACCAGCCTCATGAGGGCTCACCTCAAACCATTTCCCTGAGAGACACAGAGTCTATTTTACACTTAATACAAGTCAATAACTCATCTAAGGCCTGACATGCATATGTGTTTGTCTACCTTCTATTGGCCCATCTGAAAAGCAGTGCTTCTCTATGGCGGTGTATATGGGGTAAGGGTTGGTGGCGTTTCTGCTGGCCTCGTCTGACAGACGCCGTAGGTCCATCTGATGGATGAGATATTTCTCTTAAGTAGTGCATTAAACTCTTTAAAACAGATTGTATTGTGTTGTCAAATAGGAAAGATGAGAAGTAAAAGCATGTCTTTGTCCTGGTACCTGTTTCATGATGCCAGCAGAGGTCATGACCCCCCAGACATCAGTGAGAGAGAAGTGCTCCTCCTGGGACCTCTCAGTCAGCCAGGCCAGagcctcctccagctccacccCAGGACCTGACAGCCTGGACACTGCTCTGTCCATGTTAGCGCTCCACTGAGGGTCACTGTACAGGGAGGACATGGACCTGAGAAAGGGCAGAGGAACACAGACAAATAGACATAGGTCAAGCGAAATCATATTAGAGAATTGAAAGCTCATCCAGGGAAATGTTAGTGTGATAATACACCCATTTTGTCAGTCTTATTCaaacacttcagcagggagaaGAAACAATTTGCAGTACATGAATTCCAcatggaaatatatatatacaattgGATAATCTCACTCATCCTGATCACTGCAACCTCAGTTTTGCTGTGTTCTGGTCTGTCAGTCCATTCAACTCTCAGTCATACACAAACTTGAGTTGATGTGTGTAAGTGTGGTTACCATGTTGACCCAGAAACTCCTCCCAGGTAGAGCAGAGTGTCCAGCAGTCTATCCTGTTCCATCTGATAGAGGGAACCCATCAGAGCCACGGCTGCCCTCTGACCCCCACCTGATGCCAATAGAGCGATGTGAGGAACTGAATCCTGGTTGGAgagatgaaagataaaagtGTTGATATCTTtaactgtaaatttaaaaactacCTCTTTAGCCTGGCTTTTGATTAGAAGATCTCATGACcatttaaaatttgtatttattatttttcattatttcattttcattatgaatCTTTAGGTCCCCCCTGACTTTATTCTATGATGTGAGAATATTTCAAAACCATTTGTTATCTTTTGTTTTGACTATTTTCCAAGTCATTATATTAGTTTACCCATGTCTTTACATGGGGATAGCTCTATGGACCTCTATTTTGCCTGTATGTCATCATTCAGTTTGCATAACTCTAACAAATTGGGGACAGTGGGCCCACCATTCCTTTTGCCCAAtttaagtgttttcattttgaccCTTGACTTTTTGTTGTCCCATTAAATTTAAGTAGCATTCGATCTTAACACCTAAATGTAGTTGGACTGACATACAAAGGTAATGCCTTAAATAGAAATAAGAATCTGGGGAGTACAGTGTCAATCCTTCCCAGTAATGACAAAGGGACTAAAGTCCATCTATTAAAATCTTGTTTAATTCTGGTTTCTAGTTTATCATAGttagatttatatttttataagtATTTCACTTTTTCTGTATCCCATTtccattattcattttttagcTCTGTAGAGATTTTTGCGTATTCAGTTTATAACCTGATACGGTGCTATATTCACTGTTTTCACTAGTTTTGTTGAGTATAGGATGATATCTGCATATAACACTAGTTTATGCTGCATACCTGCAACTTATTTTTCCTGATACTCACTGACAATGGTTTGATACATAAAGTCCTTATAGAATTCCCCAGTGAAGTCATCACTGCCTGGGCTCTTGTCTGGCTTTAGTCCCTGAATAACTTTTAATATCTCTTAATAGTAATTGGTGCGGTGAGGCTTTGACCCTGTGCATCACTCACATGTGGCAGATTTAAACATTGCAAATAATCTCTGagtttgattttcttctttatcTGAACTATATAACTTAGTAATACTCAGCAAACTCTTCTGCAATCTCCTGTTTACCTGTTAGCATAGCATTATTCTTAATAAAgacaatatttgattttgtttgttgttttctcagtttATAAGAGAGTATCTTTAGTGATTTTGTCCCTCCatcatcatatttttgtttAGTGAAGGTCAGAGCTCATTCTACTCTCTCAGTTAACAAGCCATCTCAGTTCTTTGTTATTTCCTTTAGTTCTGCCATAACTGAGGGTCCACCCTTTGCTTTATGAACTTGTTCTAGGTTCTTTATCTTAAGTTCCAGGTTTCCAACTTTTTGATAAGGTTAAAATCTCCTGCAACTATTGTGATTCCTTGACTTTGGGAAGTTATTATATCCACCACTTTTTATTAAATCCAACCCTTTTTCTAGGGTTTATACACATATATCAAAGAGACCATTTAGTT contains:
- the LOC137201132 gene encoding cytosolic phospholipase A2 gamma-like, with the protein product MEGDAAASEKPIRQSQSLCAGEQEYVHKRKQVVLESLNSLRINCTTTDSVPHIALLASGGGQRAAVALMGSLYQMEQDRLLDTLLYLGGVSGSTWSMSSLYSDPQWSANMDRAVSRLSGPGVELEEALAWLTERSQEEHFSLTDVWGVMTSAGIMKQMDLRRLSDEASRNATNPYPIYTAIEKHCFSDGPIEGKWFEVSPHEAGFTELGVFVETSLLGSRFESGELLEKKPEMDMVKLQGVLGCALAHEETVREFVPPWLNVPGHIDGAAEEYLRVFNALDKLIALTRSTIKDPPALSDLDKLQKVLEDKVNHNESALLESKSSEERKSLFQQWSLELLMAVETWSQSLEDGPFKTHVSVLTKQIIPLILKWEWGTTRNFLYQYQDSTVPLCLRSEERFHLVDAGLLINVAYPSFLGDKRDIDLIIAPEYSAGNIFETLTLARDYAAKVKKPFPEIGDKILEEREWPNDCYVFEGKEKEPTIIYMPLFNRQNCQDAEEFKAKMEEFSTFQRPFNQEKIEFVLETAKTNMKKNKETLLREINKAALRRQNKVASAAPDR